One segment of Salvia splendens isolate huo1 chromosome 20, SspV2, whole genome shotgun sequence DNA contains the following:
- the LOC121781762 gene encoding cyclin-dependent protein kinase inhibitor SMR6-like yields MGFSKKLELAKESDAKKWVIAGIAIRAPLKPVSTKPRDGGGEDGEESTTPTARESRIPEKSACPAPPRKRRPASACQVAREFFIPPDLESVFIRRPAAN; encoded by the coding sequence ATGGGTTTCTCCAAAAAGCTGGAACTCGCCAAGGAATCTGATGCCAAGAAATGGGTCATCGCCGGAATCGCGATCCGCGCGCCTCTGAAGCCGGTTTCCACGAAGCCCAGAGACGGCGGCGGCGAGGACGGGGAGGAGTCCACCACGCCAACGGCGCGTGAGTCGAGGATACCGGAGAAGTCCGCCTGCCCGGCGCCGCCGAGGAAACGGCGCCCGGCGTCGGCGTGCCAGGTGGCGAGGGAGTTTTTTATTCCGCCGGATTTGGAATCGGTTTTCATCCGCCGCCCCGCCGCAAACTGA
- the LOC121780593 gene encoding glycosylphosphatidylinositol anchor attachment 1 protein-like, with the protein MAEVSAVVKPKPRPIIRIGLFLISHSLFVSIVCCIAGVLALLLLPVLAKNTYISENALMPGSASAMLSSDDASDGHVFLNKIMSISSMSKNSGIEIPELIAKHITESGGEVNYHKFQPLSDSFHPLQFFVGPDAGIVQDNYSSTSYGVNTVGIVRAPRGDGKEAIIIVTPYNSVKPTTSEALSLGVAYSVFTLLSRVSWLAKDIIWVAADSRHGEHAAVAAWLRDYYTLSSGDLEHEVTSVKREGVSNGFRRAGTMAAALVIKVADSSTGFEKDGLKIYAEASNGQMPNLDLINIDNYLAVHGQGLQVRVEKIWSLLDSWWLYSLGELQELIGKVAKSLNPGWKFGIPASDYVEGCATLASSLYNQALGVPTGPHGAFRDYQVDAITLEFSPRFSSSQRVLFLLHVGRLVEGVIRSVNNLLEKFHQSFFLYLMTSPSRFVSVGIYMIAFALLIAPLPLAAAALFSDASKSKSPGESIPTSPAWNWLYAAKTVLIVHLWGAIVTIIPYLLHQSPDSSPLTSLSMWIASSAILLFFTRAASGSLPFSRASQLQTSEWTLLKAVTVATAFIGLCLMSVINYATAEIGALLLVPMCLMAVPLRADLKAKTMKAVVRGACNLLLVFVGFPPAAFLLSKVALAGFDRVRLDDFWNWTESLREWNSATYIYICMVHLPCWVLCIHILLHRR; encoded by the exons ATGGCGGAAGTTTCAGCTGTCGTCAAACCGAAGCCGAGACCAATCATCCGCATCGGCCTCTTTCTCATTTCTCACAGTCTTTTTGTCAG TATCGTATGCTGCATAGCTGGAGTTTTAGCGCTTCTGCTTTTGCCTGTTCTCGCGAAGAACACTTATATCTCGGAGAATGCTTTGATGCCTG GTTCTGCAAGTGCTATGCTCTCTAGTGATGATGCTTCAGATGGGCATGTGTTTTTGAACAAGATAATGAGTATAAGTTCAATGTCTAAGAACAGTGGCAT TGAAATTCCAGAGTTGATAGCCAAGCACATAACTGAATCAGGTGGCGAAGTTAATTATCACAAGTTCCAGCCACTATCTGATAGTTTTCACCCACTGCAGTTCTTTGTGGGCCCTGATGCTGGTATAGTCCAAGATAACTACAGTTCTACATCATATGGGGTTAATACGGTTGGAATAGTAAGAGCTCCACGTGGCGATGGGAAGGAAGCTATTATTATTGTAACACCTTATAATTCTGTCAAACCCACTACGAGCGAAGCATTATCTCTTGGTGTCGCATACTCAGTTTTCACTCTTCTTTCTCGAGTTAGTTGGCTTGCTAAAGATATTATATGGGTTGCTGCTGATTCAAGACACGGGGAACATGCTGCAGTCGCTGCATGGCTGAGAGATTATTATACTCTATCAAGTGGCGACTTGGAGCATGAAGTGACTTCTGTAAAGAGAGAAGGGGTTTCTAATGGATTTCGACGTGCTGGCACAATGGCAGCTGCACTTGTCATTAAGGTTGCTGATAGCAGCACGGGATTTGAAAAGGATGGTCTCAAGATATATGCTGAAGCTTCTAATGGGCAGATGCCAAATCTGGACCTCATCAATATTGACAATTATTTGGCTGTTCATGGACAAGGATTGCAAGTGAGGGTGGAGAAAATTTGGTCTTTGCTTGATTCGTGGTGGCTGTACAGCCTTGGTGAACTACAGGAGTTGATCGGCAAGGTTGCTAAAAGCTTAAATCCTGGATGGAAATTTGGCATCCCTGCTTCCGACTATGTTGAAGGCTGCGCAACTCTTGCCAGTTCCCTTTACAATCAG GCTTTAGGTGTTCCAACCGGTCCACATGGCGCCTTCCGTGATTATCAAGTTGATGCTATTACTTTGGAATTCTCACCAAGGTTCTCGTCAAGCCAGAGGGTTCTGTTCCTTTTGCATGTTGGAAG GTTGGTTGAAGGAGTCATAAGGTCTGTGAATAATCTTCTCGAGAAGTTTCATCAGTCCTTTTTTCTGTATCTCATGACATCTCCGAGTAGGTTCGTTTCAGTCGGGATATACATGATTGCCTTTGCATTGCTCATCGCGCCCCTTCCATTGGCTGCTGCTGCTCTCTTTTCCGATGCCAGTAAATCAAAGTCTCCTGGTGAATCAATCCCAACTTCTCCAGCATGGAACTGGCTTTACGCCGCGAAAACTGTCCTCATTGTCCATTTATGGGGTGCAATTGTAACAATAATTCCTTATCTTCTCCACCAATCTCCCGATTCCTCGCCATTAACCAGCCTTTCGATGTGGATCGCCTCCTCAGCAATTCTGCTCTTCTTCACACGTGCAGCATCCGGTTCTTTACCCTTTTCTCGTGCAAGCCAACTGCAAACCAGTGAATGGACTCTCCTTAAGGCCGTGACTGTTGCTACTGCTTTTATAGGACTCTGTCTCATGTCTGTGATAAACTACGCAACAGCAGAAATCGGAGCCCTGCTGCTGGTTCCCATGTGTTTGATGGCTGTACCCTTGAGGGCTGATCTAAAAGCTAAAACCATGAAGGCAGTCGTCCGTGGAGCTTGTAACTTGTTATTAGTATTCGTTGGATTCCCTCCAGCTGCATTTCTTTTGTCGAAAGTTGCATTAGCCGGTTTTGACAGAGTTAGATTAGACGACTTCTGGAATTGGACGGAGTCCCTCAGGGAATGGAACAGTGCTACTTACATCTACATTTGCATGGTTCATCTCCCCTGCTGGGTTCTCTGTATTCACATTTTACTACATCGTCGTTGA
- the LOC121782656 gene encoding heterogeneous nuclear ribonucleoprotein 1-like translates to MEDNRNFTESDPRPDNQDDDVPRTPENVNSENSHPHTGDGASPGKIFIGGLARETTSEQFIKYFGKYGEITDSVIMKDRSTGQPRGFGFVTYADSSVVDRVIEETHIINGKQVEIKRTIPRGANSKDFKTKKIFVGGIPTTVDDDEFRDFFSNYGEVKEQQIMRDHSTGRSRGFGFITFESDQSVDDLLAKGNRLDFSGTQVEIKKAEPKKTNLAPPPSRRPSNSRTPFGGGHRETYGGYDGGYGGGGFGGSSYRSSGGVYGSRASDYGGYGGPEFHAYGRYGVPGYGAGLRMESPLGYSSHFGGGFGRGYDVGSEYGGAADRYAGYGGAGYGSGYDAGFGDSYGSGRGGSAYGHRGGGGYGGGVGGGSGRYHPYGR, encoded by the exons ATGGAAGACAATCGAAATTTTACAGAATCCGACCCTAGGCCGGATAATCAGGACGACGACGTTCCGAGGACGCCTGAAAACGTCAATTCCGAGAATTCTCATCCACACACAGGCGATGGAGCTAGCCCTGG taaaattttcataggAGGTCTTGCTCGAGAAACTACTTCTG AACAATTTATCAAGTACTTTGGTAAATATGGGGAGATTACGGATTCGGTCATAATGAAGGATAGGAGTACAGGGCAGCCCCGGGGGTTTGGGTTTGTGACCTACGCTGATTCTTCTGTAGTTGATAGGGTCATTGAGGAAACTCACATTATTAACGGAAAGCAA GTTGAGATAAAGAGAACTATACCAAGAGGAGCGAATTCTAAAGATTTCAAGACTAAGAAGATTTTCGTAGGTGGCATCCCAACTACTGTAGATGATG ATGAATTCAGGGATTTTTTTTCGAATTATGGAGAGGTAAAAGAGCAACAGATTATGAGAGATCATTCTACTGGTCGATCTCGTGGATTTGGATTTATCACATTTGAGTCTGATCAGAGTGTGGATGATCTCTTAGCAAAGGGGAACAGGCTTGATTTTTCTGGAACTCAA GTGGAAATCAAGAAGGCGGAACCCAAGAAGACAAACCTGGCACCACCGCCATCCAGGCGCCCAAGTAATTCTAGAACCCCATTCGGCGGAGGCCACCGGGAAACCTATGGTGGATATGACGGTGGTTATGGGGGTGGTGGTTTTGGTGGCAGTTCTTATAGATCCAGTGGAGGAGTCTATGGAAGTAGAGCCAGTGATTATGGCGGATATGGTGGACCCGAATTCCATGCCTACGGTAGATATGGTGTTCCTGGTTATGGAGCAGGTTTAAGAATGGAATCTCCCCTGGGATACTCGAGCCATTTTGGGGGTGGTTTTGGTCGAGGGTATGATGTAGGCAGTGAGTACGGGGGGGCAGCGGATCGGTATGCAGGATATGGTGGCGCTGGGTATGGCAGTGGCTATGATGCTGGCTTCGGTGATAGCTATGGGAGCGggcgtggaggttctgcatatGGACacagaggaggaggaggatatgGCGGCGGTGTTGGTGGTGGGAGTGGAAGGTACCATCCCTATGGGAGGTAG